Genomic segment of Streptosporangium sp. NBC_01755:
CACCGGGACGAGCCGGCCCGACTCGCCGCCGCGCAGCAGCTGGCGGATCTCCGACCAGGCGGCCAGGGATTCCTTGATCTTGGAGAACTCTCCGGCGCTCACCGAGACCTCACCATTCCTCTCAACGAACCTTCAACGTTTCGCGTTCGCCGTACGTCCCCGTTCACGTCATCCCTCTTCCCGTACCGGAGCGGCGACGTCGGCGGGCGGGTTGAGCAGGGCGGCGATCTCCGCCCCGCGCTCCTCGATGCGGCCGCCGATCTCGGCCATCCGGGCCCTGATCGCGGCCATGTCCGCCTCGGAGAACAGCTGCGCCTCGCGGCTGCCGACCAGCTGCCTGGCCAGCGCGAGCAGGTCGAGGTCGACGTTCTCGCCGACCTGCACCAGGCGCGGCAGGTGCGAGGCGACGGACTCCAGCTTGTCGAGCAGGTCCTGCTGGAACCGGTAGTCGAGGATCTCTGGCGCCTCGGCGGCGCTCAGCGCGCGGATGTCCAGCGCCTGGGCCTCCAGCAGCGCCGCGTTGGCCTTGGCGGTGGACTCCGCCTCCACCAGCCGCTGGCCTCCCTGGGCCTTCGCCTGGTGCGAGGCGCGCTCCAGCGCGGTGTCCATCCGGGCCTGGTATCCGGCGATCTCGGCGTGGATGGCGGACAGCTGCTCCTGCAGGCCGGCGAGCTCCTTGATCAGGTCGCCCTCGTTCTGCTCCTTGCGCAGCTGGAGCTCGTACTCGTAGGTGTACGCCTCCTTCGCGACCCTGATCATCTCGGGGGCGGCCAGGTCCATCCGGTACTCCTGGCTGGACGGCTCGGCGTGCGTGATGTTGACGTCGGTGAGCCGTACGGCGGGCAGGAACTGCTGGTTGAGGTTGTCCAGCATGCCCATCGTGCTCTCGCCGACCAGGTCGTAGATCTCCTCGGCGCGCTGGGAGTAGATCAGCGAGCGGGTGACCTCGCTGATGGCGTTCTGCAGCTTGGCCTGGAAGCCGCCGACCGAGCCGAGCACGAAGATGAACTCGGCCGGGTCCTCGATCCGGAACTGCAGGAACAGGTCGACGCTGGCCTTGACGCCCTGCTGGGTGGGAGCCTCGCGGATGGGCGCGTTGAAGGGGTACTCGCGGGTGGTGTTGACGATGTAGCCGACCTGCTTCCACGGGTTGAACAGCGTCACCCGGCCCGGCTCGGCGATCTGCACGAGCTTGCCGAACTTGGTGACCAGGGCCTTGCAGCCCTCGGGCACCATGACCACGCTCCTGCGCCACCACAGGAACGCCGCGGCCAGCACCAGCACGGCCCAGTAGTGCGGGCCGAACAGCACCCGCGCCCCGTCGGGCAGCCCGGTGGCGACCAGACCGACCAGGCCGAGGCCGGCCAGCACCACCAGCGGGATGATCACCTTGGCGGCGCCGCTCTTGGGGATGACCACCGGGGAGATGACGTGGACGGGCTCGCCGTGCTGGCCGTTGCCGCTGAAGCTCCGGTTGACGATCTCGCCGGCCTCGTTGAGCGGCGCGCTGCGGGCCTCGATGATCGTGCCCGGGGAGGCGCCGTGGTCACGGGCGGCGGCGAAGTCGGAGGGGTTGAGCGCAAAGCCCTCGTTACCCGAGCCTCCGGAGTTACCCGGCCCGCCGGGGCCGTCGGCGGGCTGCCCGGCCATCTGGCCCGCGAACTGTCCGACGGCCTGCCCGACCACCTGGCGCATGTCGCCGCCCTGCCCTACCGTCTGGGCCGCGGCCCTCGCGTACTGCATGGCTTCTCTTGGCCGGGACATCACACCTCCTGGATAGTCGTATGTCGAAAGCTCGATATATCACGCTTTGTGAGCACAGGCACGTCGGTCAGTAAAGGGGATGCCGCTTGCGGTTCACTTGCTTCGCGGTTAAGCCTGGCCGCCCCGGCGGAGACCGTACGGAGAAGGATTGTCGGTCACGCCGCCTACAGTGGAACAGGTGAGGCCGGTAACAGATTTGCAGCGCAAGGTGGCCCCCTTCGAGGTCGTCACCGACATGACCCCTTCGGGCGACCAGCCCACCGCGATCGCCGAGCTCGAACGGCGCGTCAAGGCGGGTGACAAGGACAACGTCCTGCTGGGCGCCACGGGCACGGGCAAGACCGCCACGGTCGCCTGGCTGATCGAGCGCCTCCAGCGGCCCACCCTGGTCATCCAGCCCAACAAGACGCTCGCCGCGCAGTTCGCCAACGAGCTGCGCGAGATGATGCCCAACAACGCGGTGGAGTACTTCGTCTCCTACTACGACTACTACCAGCCCGAGGCGTACGTCCCGCAGAGCGACACCTACATCGAGAAGGACTCCTCGATCAACGAGGAGGTCGAGCGGCTGCGCCACTCGGCGACCAACTCGCTGCTGACCCGCCGCGACACGATCGTGGTCGCCTCGGTCTCGTGCATCTACGGCCTGGGCACCCCGCAGGAGTACGTCGACCGCATGGTCAGGCTCAAGGTCGGCCAGGAGGTCGAGCGCGACAGCCTGCTGCGCCGCCTCGTCGACATGCAGTACACCCGCAACGACATGGCCTTCACCCGGGGCACCTTCCGGGTGCGCGGCGACACCGTCGAGATCATTCCCAAGTACGAGGAGCTCGCCGTCCGGATCGAGATGTTCGGCGACGAGATCGAGAAGCTCTCGACCATGCACCCGCTGACCGGCGAGGTGATCACCGAGGACAGCGAGCTCTACATCTTCCCCGCCTCCCACTACGTCGCGGGCGCCGAGCGGATGGAGAGCGCGGTCCGGGGCATCGAGGCCGAGCTGGCCGAGACGCTGGAGACCATGGAGCGCCAGGGCAAGCTCCTTGAGGCCCAGCGGCTGCGCATGCGCACCACCTACGACCTGGAGATGATGCGCCAGATCGGCACCTGCTCCGGCATCGAGAACTACTCGCGCCACATGGACGGGCGCTCCCCGGGCAGCGCGCCCAACACCCTGCTCGACTACTTCCCGGAAGACTTCCTGCTGGTCCTGGACGAGTCCCACCAGACCGTCCCGCAGATCGGCGCGATGTACGAGGGGGACGCCTCCCGCAAGCGCACGCTCGTCGACCACGGCTTCCGCCTGCCGTCCGCGATGGACAACCGCCCGCTGAAGTGGGAGGAGTTCCTGGAGCGGATCGACCAGACGGTCTACCTGTCGGCCACCCCCGGCTCCTATGAGCTGGGCCGCTCCAAGGGCGACGTGGTCGAGCAGGTCATCCGGCCGACCGGCCTGATCGACCCCGAGGTGATCGTCAAGCCGACCAAGTCGCAGATCGACGACCTGATCCACGAGATCCGCACCCGCACCGAGAAGGACGAGCGGGTCCTGGTCACCACGCTGACCAAGAAGATGTCCGAGGACCTCACCGACTACCTGCTGGAGCTCGGCATCCGGGTCCGCTACCTGCACAGCGAGGTCGA
This window contains:
- a CDS encoding SPFH domain-containing protein, whose product is MSRPREAMQYARAAAQTVGQGGDMRQVVGQAVGQFAGQMAGQPADGPGGPGNSGGSGNEGFALNPSDFAAARDHGASPGTIIEARSAPLNEAGEIVNRSFSGNGQHGEPVHVISPVVIPKSGAAKVIIPLVVLAGLGLVGLVATGLPDGARVLFGPHYWAVLVLAAAFLWWRRSVVMVPEGCKALVTKFGKLVQIAEPGRVTLFNPWKQVGYIVNTTREYPFNAPIREAPTQQGVKASVDLFLQFRIEDPAEFIFVLGSVGGFQAKLQNAISEVTRSLIYSQRAEEIYDLVGESTMGMLDNLNQQFLPAVRLTDVNITHAEPSSQEYRMDLAAPEMIRVAKEAYTYEYELQLRKEQNEGDLIKELAGLQEQLSAIHAEIAGYQARMDTALERASHQAKAQGGQRLVEAESTAKANAALLEAQALDIRALSAAEAPEILDYRFQQDLLDKLESVASHLPRLVQVGENVDLDLLALARQLVGSREAQLFSEADMAAIRARMAEIGGRIEERGAEIAALLNPPADVAAPVREEG
- the uvrB gene encoding excinuclease ABC subunit UvrB, producing the protein MRPVTDLQRKVAPFEVVTDMTPSGDQPTAIAELERRVKAGDKDNVLLGATGTGKTATVAWLIERLQRPTLVIQPNKTLAAQFANELREMMPNNAVEYFVSYYDYYQPEAYVPQSDTYIEKDSSINEEVERLRHSATNSLLTRRDTIVVASVSCIYGLGTPQEYVDRMVRLKVGQEVERDSLLRRLVDMQYTRNDMAFTRGTFRVRGDTVEIIPKYEELAVRIEMFGDEIEKLSTMHPLTGEVITEDSELYIFPASHYVAGAERMESAVRGIEAELAETLETMERQGKLLEAQRLRMRTTYDLEMMRQIGTCSGIENYSRHMDGRSPGSAPNTLLDYFPEDFLLVLDESHQTVPQIGAMYEGDASRKRTLVDHGFRLPSAMDNRPLKWEEFLERIDQTVYLSATPGSYELGRSKGDVVEQVIRPTGLIDPEVIVKPTKSQIDDLIHEIRTRTEKDERVLVTTLTKKMSEDLTDYLLELGIRVRYLHSEVDTLRRIELLRELRMGEFDVLVGINLLREGLDLPEVSLVAILDADKEGFLRSETSLIQTIGRAARNVSGQVHMYADRITPSMERAIDETNRRRAKQTAYNEANGIDPQPLRKKIADILDSLNREDADTAQLLGGSGRQQSRGKAPVPGFAVKQAGQHARAIAGEMPRAQLEALMESLTEQMHQAAADLQFEVAARLRDEIKELKREVRDMREAGVS